From a region of the Streptomyces venezuelae genome:
- a CDS encoding YwqG family protein, producing the protein MTHAPAEALHDLAHRHLQPDDAARWIGLLAPGLRLTRAGDGPVAGQLGGLPRLPLGLPWPTWEGHGPLSHIASLDCGALAAAGDCGLALPDSGTLLFFLYDGRPDDGDPLVHASDPGTRPGAQVLHVPADTPTHPCPAPPELPPYPVVPLTVQAGTTVPAYDAPGVRAAFGEVVDSDRWRHHPVNARPLAVALTALDTAPGDVRHRVGGHPVPVQGSVEWEIAHAVLGPGVPRSDPRVGEEAARWVLLAQFDTDYEAEMMWGDVGTLYWLIRPADLAAGRFDRARFVWQCC; encoded by the coding sequence ATGACGCACGCTCCCGCCGAGGCCCTGCACGACCTCGCCCACCGCCATCTCCAGCCCGACGACGCCGCACGATGGATCGGCCTGCTCGCTCCGGGCCTGCGCCTGACCCGCGCGGGTGACGGACCGGTGGCCGGGCAGCTCGGCGGGCTCCCCCGGCTTCCCCTCGGCCTGCCGTGGCCCACGTGGGAGGGACACGGGCCGCTGTCCCACATCGCCTCGCTCGACTGCGGTGCCCTCGCGGCGGCCGGCGACTGCGGGCTCGCCCTGCCCGACTCCGGGACCCTGCTCTTCTTCCTGTACGACGGGCGTCCCGACGACGGCGACCCCCTCGTCCACGCCTCGGACCCCGGCACCCGGCCCGGTGCGCAGGTGCTGCACGTCCCCGCGGACACCCCCACCCACCCGTGTCCCGCCCCGCCCGAGCTCCCCCCGTACCCCGTCGTACCGCTGACCGTGCAGGCGGGGACGACGGTACCGGCGTACGACGCTCCCGGCGTCCGGGCCGCGTTCGGCGAGGTCGTGGACTCCGACCGGTGGCGCCACCATCCCGTGAACGCGCGCCCGCTCGCCGTCGCGCTCACCGCCCTCGACACCGCCCCGGGCGACGTGCGGCACCGGGTCGGGGGCCACCCGGTACCCGTGCAGGGCTCCGTGGAGTGGGAGATCGCCCACGCGGTGCTCGGCCCCGGCGTCCCCCGGTCCGACCCCCGCGTGGGCGAAGAGGCCGCCCGGTGGGTGCTGCTCGCGCAGTTCGACACCGACTACGAGGCGGAGATGATGTGGGGGGACGTCGGCACCCT
- a CDS encoding MsnO8 family LLM class oxidoreductase — protein sequence MLDIPLSALEVAMVQTGTRAADTLRDTTAFAQGLEGLGYHRIWYAEHHHSPAIGAFPPVVLVAHAAATTSAIRLGSGGVLAPNHAPITLAEQFGTLAALHEDRVDLGIGRGPGTFDDATARALRRGAGPATDAEYRGDVAAILSFLVDEVALGPLPEPWLLASSPAGAALAAELGLPIAVAHHIRPDNTLAVLECYRSAFSPSRWCDRPRVLLCVEAVCAETEEEAVRRAGPMNVVKAGLLKGESRTPFPTPAQAAVHPFTEQERQALAGFRAQQAVGTPEAVVERLAQLAARTGADELMLATPVHDLGDRIASYALIAKHWRAATATAPTT from the coding sequence ATGCTCGACATACCTCTTTCAGCGCTGGAAGTCGCGATGGTGCAGACGGGCACCCGGGCCGCGGACACCCTGCGCGACACCACGGCCTTCGCCCAGGGACTGGAGGGCCTCGGCTACCACCGCATCTGGTACGCGGAGCACCACCACTCTCCCGCGATCGGCGCGTTCCCACCGGTCGTACTGGTGGCGCACGCGGCCGCGACGACCTCGGCCATCCGCCTCGGGTCGGGCGGGGTGCTCGCCCCGAACCACGCGCCCATCACGCTCGCGGAGCAGTTCGGCACGCTGGCCGCCCTCCACGAGGACCGTGTCGACCTGGGCATCGGCCGCGGACCCGGCACGTTCGACGACGCCACCGCGCGGGCGCTGCGCCGCGGCGCCGGCCCTGCCACGGATGCCGAGTACCGGGGCGACGTGGCCGCGATCCTCTCGTTCCTGGTGGACGAGGTGGCGCTGGGGCCGCTGCCGGAGCCGTGGCTGCTGGCCTCCAGCCCCGCGGGGGCCGCGCTCGCCGCGGAACTCGGCCTGCCGATCGCGGTGGCGCACCACATCCGGCCGGACAACACCCTTGCGGTTCTGGAGTGTTACCGGTCGGCCTTCTCCCCGTCCCGCTGGTGCGACCGGCCCCGGGTGCTGCTGTGCGTGGAGGCGGTGTGCGCCGAGACGGAGGAGGAAGCCGTCCGGCGTGCCGGGCCGATGAACGTCGTCAAGGCAGGCCTTCTGAAGGGGGAGAGCCGGACGCCGTTCCCCACGCCCGCGCAGGCGGCCGTGCACCCCTTCACGGAGCAGGAGCGGCAGGCGCTGGCGGGCTTCCGCGCCCAGCAGGCCGTCGGGACGCCCGAGGCCGTCGTGGAACGGCTCGCGCAGCTGGCCGCCCGGACCGGGGCGGACGAGCTGATGCTGGCCACACCCGTCCACGACCTCGGTGACCGCATCGCCTCCTACGCGCTCATCGCGAAGCACTGGCGAGCTGCGACGGCGACGGCGCCGACGACATAA